In Carya illinoinensis cultivar Pawnee chromosome 16, C.illinoinensisPawnee_v1, whole genome shotgun sequence, a single window of DNA contains:
- the LOC122298828 gene encoding uncharacterized protein LOC122298828 — protein MARAALQDHDSKPPNKNPCKYGSSHLRQAFARIMDPTKSAPVPVMRSHDIMGIVDGSESCPTTLISDSRGKEVPNSAYALWIKKDQFLLEWINMTLFESVLSTVYGLQTSHQVWIALASRFASQSRSHVSHIKRQLQSLFQDTKSCSEYLQSAKVLADQLVAISGLNPSFNGFITSFSLATRNNPITFLDFQDELHSHEMLLKQQTPPIPTNFALFMPNSNSSQQNIFSLRNGAPHFHKKGKNPKTYNYPPRNGPFKPSADSAPKPPQQNNA, from the exons ATGGCAAGAGCAGCTCTTCAAGATCATGACAGCAAGCCTCCAAACAAGAATCCTTGCAAATATGGAAGCTCACACTTAAGGCAAGCCTTTGCAAGAATCATGGATCCTACAAAATCTGCT CCGGTTCCTGTTATGAGAAGTCATGACATAATGGGCATTGTGGATGGTTCTGAATCATGCCCTACCACTTTGATCTCTGATTCTCGAGGCAAAGAGGTTCCTAATTCAGCTTATGCTCTATGGATAAAGAAGGACCAATTCCTTCTCGAATGGATCAATATGACCCTATTTGAATCAGTGCTTTCCACAGTTTATGGATTGCAAACTTCTCACCAAGTGTGGATTGCCCTTGCCAGTCGATTTGCATCACAGTCTAGATCTCATGTCTCTCACATAAAGAGACAATTGCAGTCCCTTTTTCAAGACACCAAATCATGTTCTGAATACCTGCAAAGTGCTAAAGTTCTAGCAGACCAACTTGTTGCAATTAGTGGCCTTAATCCTTCCTTCAATGGATTTATCACTTCTTTCTCTCTTGCAACAAGAAACAATCCTATAACATTTCTTGACTTTCAAGATGAGTTACATAGTCATGAAATGCTCCTCAAACAACAAACTCCTCCTATTCCAACAAACTTTGCTCTATTTATGCCAAATTCCAACTCCTCACAACAAAACATATTTTCCTTACGTAATGGAGCACCCCACTTCCACAAGAAAGGCAAAAATCCTAAAACATACAATTACCCTCCAAGAAATGGGCCCTTTAAGCCCTCTGCAGATTCAGCACCTAAGCCACCACAGCAAAACAATGCTTAA